The Daucus carota subsp. sativus chromosome 9, DH1 v3.0, whole genome shotgun sequence genome window below encodes:
- the LOC108200799 gene encoding receptor-like protein EIX2: MNLLVLACALAFLSTSYLGCQGTDLSEDSRNKTCIAGEKQVLLDLKKILIDQDKWLESWVGDYCCSWQGIGCDKDGHVTELDVGDCSSKGSIPKTIGNLTFLTTLTLSQNNFQGLIPKSIGDLKSLVTLELSFNNLSGPLPESFCRLSKLEKLDVGDNQLSGTIPKCIGQLSTLKWLDLFQNSWEGVLSEQQLVNLTSLTFLSISSKSKLVYHVSSEWIPPFQLQGFTIENMRVGPEFPPWLLTQEELLLLKMSNSSLVGTIPADWFGNLLSHAVHVDLSYNDISMARPSFISAPNNLSTLRLSNNRLSDEFPAYICNFSSLTALLLSDNNFTGELPRCLGNLTQLEELDVMDNHLSGHVPDVFGSLERLSYLNFYNNSFEGKLPLSFQNLTQLLIFDVGNNNFRDALPTWTSQQIPYLTYIGLRANHFYGTIPIQLCNFSSIQIINLARNHITGNIPQCFNNLTAMTTNETGIRYYFGDTLVGGKVLIDDVKGYELKYTSTLDFFYSINLSDNNISGEIPEELMDLRNLLNLNLAGNNLVGKIPARIGKIEQLEFLDLSRNKLSGPIPQSLSELKFLVRLNLSFNDLSGRIPTGNQLQTLDNLSSIYAGNNQLCGRPILKLCSGDAKPHEGHDYEKDNSDNDSDSDEHVWFYAGIGPGLLVGFLGFCSSLHYMKSWRHSYFNFVEMVLDKIAVFIALSWKKFYK, encoded by the exons ATGAACTTGCTAGTTCTTGCTTGTGCACTAGCATTTCTGTCAACTTCGTATCTTGGTTGCCAAGGCACTGATTTGTCTGAGGACTCTCGAAATAAAACATGCATTGCTGGTGAAAAGCAAGTGTTGTTGGACTTGAAGAAAATTCTCATCGACCAAGATAAATGGCTGGAGTCGTGGGTCGGAGATTATTGTTGTTCATGGCAGGGGATTGGTTGCGACAAAGACGGACATGTTACTGAGCTTGATGTTGGAGATTGCTCCTCGAAAG GTTCGATTCCAAAAACTATAGGGAATTTGACATTTCTTACCACTCTTACACTCAGTCAGAATAATTTCCAGGGCTTGATTCCCAAGTCCATCGGAGATTTGAAATCACTAGTTACGCTTGAGCTTTCGTTTAATAATTTAAGCGGTCCTCTGCCAGAATCTTTTTGTCGATTGTCGAAGTTGGAAAAATTGGATGTTGGTGATAATCAACTGAGTGGAACCATTCCAAAATGCATTGGACAACTATCAACTCTGAAATGGCTGgatctttttcaaaattcatgGGAGGGTGTATTATCAGAGCAACAATTGGTTAATCTCACAAGCCTTACTTTCTTGAGTATTTCTTCTAAGTCCAAGTTGGTGTACCATGTTAGCTCTGAATGGATTCCTCCGTTTCAGCTCCAAGGTTTTACCATAGAGAACATGAGGGTTGGCCCCGAATTCCCTCCGTGGCTACTAACACAGGAAGAATTATTACTGCTGAAGATGTCAAATTCAAGCTTAGTAGGCACCATCCCGGCTGATTGGTTTGGGAATCTCCTATCTCATGCTGTGCATGTTGATCTATCTTATAATGACATCAGTATGGCGCGCCCTTCATTTATCTCCGCTCCAAATAATTTATCTACATTACGACTCTCAAATAACCGCTTGTCAGATGAATTTCCTGCATATATATGCAATTTTTCATCTCTGACAGCTTTACTTCTCTCTGACAATAATTTTACTGGAGAGCTCCCACGGTGCTTAGGAAATTTGACACAACTCGAGGAACTTGATGTGATGGACAACCATCTCTCTGGTCATGTTCCAGATGTTTTCGGCTCTCTGGAACGTCTCAGTTATCTAAATTTTTACAACAACAGTTTTGAAGGGAAACTTCCTCTGTCTTTCCAGAATTTGACACAACTGCTGATATTCGATGTGGGAAATAATAATTTCAGAGACGCTCTTCCTACCTGGACCAGCCAGCAAATACCTTATCTTACGTATATAGGACTCCGAGCCAACCACTTCTATGGTACTATTCCTATACAGTTGTGCAACTTCTCATCAATTCAGATCATAAACCTGGCAAGAAATCATATCACCGGAAACATTCCTCAATGTTTTAACAATTTAACTGCCATGACCACAAACGAAACAGGAATACGGTACTATTTTGGTGACACTTTGGTTGGGGGTAAAGTGCTGATAGATGATGTGAAAGGATATGAACTTAAGTACACATCTACCCTTGATTTTTTCTATTCCATCAATCTATCAGACAATAACATCAGCGGAGAGATTCCAGAAGAGTTGATGGATCTTCGTAATCTATTGAATCTGAATTTAGCAGGTAATAATCTAGTTGGAAAGATCCCTGCCCGGATTGGGAAAATTGAACAACTGGAATTTCTTGATCTCTCCAGAAATAAACTTTCTGGCCCTATTCCACAGAGTCTATCAGAATTGAAGTTTTTGGTCCGCTTGAACCTCTCTTTCAATGATTTATCAGGGAGAATACCCACTGGAAACCAACTCCAGACCCTTGACAATCTCTCCTCCATCTACGCTGGCAACAATCAGCTCTGTGGCCGGCCTATTCTGAAGCTCTGCTCTGGTGATGCCAAACCACATGAAGGTCACGACTACGAGAAAGACAACTCTGATAATGATTCAGATTCAGACGAGCACGTGTGGTTTTACGCAGGGATAGGTCCAGGTCTTTTGGTAGGGTTTTTGGGATTTTGCTCTAGTTTGCATTACATGAAATCTTGGAGGCATAGTTACTTTAACTTTGTCGAAATGGTCTTAGACAAAATCGCGGTTTTCATTGCCTTGTCGTGGAAAAAGTTCTATAAGTAA
- the LOC108202176 gene encoding receptor-like protein EIX1, translated as MSQMISAHIYIMFMLICSSHIRISYCNHNIILAIAMQKHMNLLAFAYALASLLIPYFVCGCNESEKQVLLHFKQSIVDKRNNLESWSGNEHCCSWRGIQCNIDGHITKLDLSDLYLKGSIPEDIGDLTFLTNLTLWGNYLKGPIPKSIANLTSLTAIDLSFNILNGSLPEFFCQLSKLQMLDVSYNHLSGTISKCIGGLSKLTYLGLSSNSWEGLLCEEHFANLPSLSTFYISSKSNLVFTVSSEWIPRFQLQHLYMESMNVGPEFPRWLLTQTHMIEIEMPNMSISDNIPADWFSSLLSRAMVVDLSDNDINVPQPSLISAPNNMTLLALSNNHLSDDFFAYICNFTSLSTLVLSNNKFSGELPRCLGNLKQLEQLDVMNNSLSGHIPDFFGSLGRLNYLNLHNNKFHGKLPLSIQNLTELRVFDVGNNNLRDILPPWTGEQLPHLRLLVLRDNHFYGSIPNQFCSYSSIQVLNLAGNHITGNLPPCFNNLTAMTTSNVELGPFALDLGNGEMIIDDSKGYELKYTSGLNFLYSIDLSNNNISGEIPEELMDLRNLLNLNLAGNMLAGRIPDRIGQMEQLEFLDLSRNKLSGPIPQSISELKFLIRLNLSFNDLSGRIPTGNQLQVLNNLSSIYAGNNQLCGPPIQKLCAADTESHEVHDEEKAGSDSDSDSEDEHLWFYAGIGPGLLVGFLGFCSSLHFIESWRHSYFHFVDKIFDKIAIIVALWWRKCHN; from the exons ATGTCCCAGATGATTTcagctcatatatatataatgttcaTGCTCATATGTAGCTCGCATATTAGGATATCTTATTGTAATCACAATATAATCTTAGCCATAGCAATGCAAAAACATATGAATCTACTCGCCTTTGCTTATGCATTAGCTTCTCTACTAATTCCATATTTTGTTTGCGGATGCAATGAGAGTGAAAAACAAGTACTGCTGCACTTCAAACAAAGTATCGTCGACAAAAGAAATAACTTGGAGTCATGGTCTGGCAATGAACATTGTTGTTCATGGCGGGGAATTCAGTGCAACATAGACGGCCACATCACCAAACTTGATTTATCTGATTTATACTTGAAAG GTTCGATTCCTGAAGATATAGGAGACTTGACATTTCTTACTAATCTTACACTTTGGGGGAATTATCTTAAAGGTCCGATTCCTAAATCTATTGCAAATTTGACATCGCTTACTGCAATTGATCTTTCGTTCAATATTTTAAACGGTTCTCTACCAGAATTCTTTTGTCAACTGTCAAAGTTACAGATGTTGGATGTTAGTTATAATCATCTGAGCGGAACCATTTCTAAATGCATTGGAGGACTATCAAAGTTAACATATTTGGGTCTTTCTTCTAATTCATGGGAGGGTTTATTATGCGAGGAACACTTTGCTAACCTCCCTAGTCTTAGCACCTTCTATATTTCTTCCAAATCCAACTTGGTGTTCACTGTTAGTTCAGAATGGATTCCTCGGTTTCAGCTCCAACATTTGTACATGGAGTCCATGAATGTGGGGCCTGAATTTCCTCGGTGGCTACTAACACAGACACATATGATAGAAATTGAGATGCCAAATATGAGCATATCAGATAACATCCCAGCTGATTGGTTTTCGAGTCTCCTATCCCGTGCTATGGTTGTCGATCTATCTGATAATGACATAAACGTGCCACAACCGTCATTAATTTCAGCTCCAAATAATATGACTTTATTAGCACTTTCAAATAATCATTTATCAGACGACTTTTTTGCATATATATGCAATTTTACGTCCCTGTCTACTTTAGTTCTCTCTAACAATAAGTTCTCTGGAGAGCTCCCTCGGTGCTTGGGAAATTTGAAACAACTGGAACAACTTGATGTGATGAATAATAGTCTTTCCGGTCATATTCCAGATTTTTTTGGGTCTCTGGGACGTCTCAATTATTTAAACTTGCACAACAACAAATTTCATGGGAAGCTTCCTCTGTCCATCCAAAATTTGACAGAACTCCGTGTATTTGATGTGGGAAATAATAATCTGAGAGATATTCTTCCTCCTTGGACCGGAGAGCAATTACCACATCTAAGGTTATTAGTACTCCGAGACAACCACTTCTATGGTAGTATTCCTAATCAGTTTTGCAGCTATTCATCAATTCAAGTTTTGAACTTGGCAGGAAACCATATCACTGGTAACCTTCCTCCTTGTTTTAACAATTTAACTGCGATGACAACAAGCAATGTAGAACTGGGACCCTTCGCCCTTGATTTAGGTAATGGTGAAATGATAATAGATGATTCAAAAGGATATGAGCTTAAATACACATCTGgcctcaattttttatattccaTTGATCTATCAAACAATAACATCAGTGGAGAGATTCCAGAAGAATTGATGGATCTCCGTAATctattgaatttaaatttagcGGGTAATATGCTAGCTGGAAGGATCCCTGACAGGATTGGGCAAATGGAACAGCTGGAATTTCTTGATCTCTCTAGAAATAAACTTTCTGGCCCTATTCCACAAAGTATATCGGAATTAAAGTTTTTGATCCGCTTGAACCTCTCCTTCAATGATCTATCAGGCAGAATTCCAACTGGAAACCAACTCCAGGTCCTCAATAATCTCTCCTCTATCTATGCTGGCAACAATCAGCTCTGCGGGCCACCTATTCAAAAGCTCTGCGCAGCTGACACCGAATCACATGAAGTTCATGACGAAGAAAAAGCTGGTTCTGATTCtgattctgattcagaagatGAGCACTTGTGGTTTTATGCTGGGATAGGACCTGGTCTTTTAGTTGGGTTTTTGGGATTTTGTTCTTCTTTGCATTTTATAGAATCTTGGAGGCATTCATACTTTCACTTTGTGGACAAAATCTTTGACAAGATAGCGATTATCGTTGCTTTGTGGTGGAGAAAGTGTCATAACTAA
- the LOC108201556 gene encoding cation/H(+) antiporter 19: MGGGGDTSGKCYKPMAATSNGAFQDENPLDYALPLAILQICLVVIFTRVLAVMLRPLRQPRVVAEIIGGILLGPSAAGRSEKFLDRVFPKKSLTVLDTLANLGLLFFLFLVGLELDMRQVRRTGSKALAIAMAGIGLPFVIGIGTSFILRSNISEGAKHAPFLVFIGVSLSITAFPVLARILAELKLLTTDVGRIAMSAAAVNDVAAWILLALAIALSGDGSPIIALWVLLCGVAFVVGAFVILTPFFSFICRRSLEGEPVKELYICMTLVVVLACSFATDTIGIHALFGAFVVGIVVPKDGPFAGVLIEKIEDIVASLLLPLYFVSSGLKTNVATISGGTSWAMLVLVIFTACFGKIVGTVAVSLAFKVPFREALAVGFLMNTKGLVELIVLNIGKDRKVLNDETFAVLVLMALFTTFITTPIVMAVYHPARKIAPYKDRTIQRKNLDTELRVLTCFHSSRNIPTIINLIESSRGTRRKGRLCVYAMHLMELSERSSAISMVHKARNNGLPTWNKKADEKDTMVIAFETYRQLSSVVVRPMTAISELYNIDEDICASASQKRAAMIILPFHKHQRVDGVMESLGHSLHQVNQRVLRRAPCSVGILVDRGLGGTTQVTASDISFTIGVPFFGGKDDNEALAYGARMAEHPGISLTIVRFVTSPETTMRKVCGLDDGGSKHPTPKSDSNTIESTDDLLSEVKTRNAATVYEEKMVASKEDIITALKDMNTYNLLLVGRLPLDLPNKLVKSSDCPELGPIGSFMASPGFSSTTTSVLVVQQYDQFTTPQLVAEDDGQLPEMPDTPV, from the exons ATGGGGGGCGGTGGAGATACCTCAGGGAAATGTTACAAGCCTATGGCTGCCACATCTAACGGAGCGTTCCAAGATGAGAATCCACTTGATTACGCTCTTCCCCTTGCAATTCTGCAGATATGTCTGGTAGTCATATTTACGAGGGTGCTTGCTGTGATGTTAAGGCCTCTCAGACAACCTAGAGTCGTCGCAGAGATTATT GGAGGTATACTACTTGGTCCATCTGCAGCAGGGAGAAGCGAAAAATTTCTAGACAGAGTTTTCCCGAAAAAGAGCTTAACAGTTCTAGACACTCTAGCCAACTTAGGCCTCCTATTCTTCCTGTTTCTTGTTGGCCTTGAGCTTGACATGCGTCAAGTTCGTCGAACAGGCAGCAAGGCCTTGGCCATTGCCATGGCAGGGATAGGCCTCCCTTTTGTCATCGGCATTGGTACCTCATTCATTCTACGTTCCAACATATCTGAAGGAGCCAAACATGCTCCTTTTCTTGTCTTCATAGGGGTGTCTTTGTCAATCACAGCCTTTCCTGTTCTTGCTCGAATTTTAGCTGAGCTAAAATTGTTGACAACTGATGTCGGACGGATTGCAATGTCAGCTGCAGCAGTTAATGATGTTGCTGCCTGGATTCTGCTGGCATTGGCTATAGCATTGTCTGGAGATGGATCTCCTATAATAGCTCTTTGGGTTTTGCTCTGTGGCGTTGCATTCGTGGTGGGCGCGTTTGTGATCTTAACGCCTTTCTTTAGTTTCATTTGTCGTCGAAGTTTGGAGGGGGAGCCAGTGAAGGAGTTGTATATATGCATGACATTGGTGGTAGTTTTGGCCTGTAGCTTTGCGACAGATACCATAGGAATTCATGCATTATTTGGGGCTTTCGTGGTTGGAATTGTGGTCCCGAAAGATGGTCCTTTTGCAGGGGTTCTGATAGAGAAGATTGAGGACATTGTAGCCAGCCTTCTGCTTCCACTGTATTTCGTGTCAAGTGGCTTGAAAACAAATGTGGCGACGATAAGTGGAGGAACGTCATGGGCGATGCTAGTCCTTGTTATCTTTACTGCTTGTTTCGGCAAGATTGTTGGGACAGTAGCAGTGTCACTTGCCTTCAAGGTGCCCTTTCGCGAGGCCCTTGCAGTCGGATTCCTCATGAACACAAAGGGATTGGTTGAGTTGATTGTTCTCAACATTGGAAAGGATCGAAAG GTGCTGAATGATGAAACATTTGCAGTTTTAGTCCTTATGGCCCTGTTTACTACCTTCATAACGACTCCGATTGTGATGGCTGTGTATCATCCAGCTAGAAAGATAGCACCATACAAGGACAGGACCATTCAAAGGAAGAATCTTGACACAGAACTCCGCGTGTTAACCTGCTTCCACAGTAGCCGGAACATTCCCACTATCATAAATCTGATTGAGTCTTCTCGCGGGACTAGGCGTAAGGGGCGTCTTTGTGTATATGCTATGCACCTAATGGAATTATCAGAACGGTCCTCAGCCATCTCAATGGTCCATAAGGCAAGAAATAATGGTCTTCCCACCTGGAACAAGAAGGCTGATGAAAAAGATACAATGGTCATTGCCTTTGAGACCTACCGCCAACTCAGCAGTGTCGTTGTCCGCCCTATGACAGCCATTTCAGAACTTTACAACATTGATGAGGACATCTGCGCAAGTGCTTCACAGAAGCGGGCTGCAATGATTATACTCCCATTCCATAAACACCAACGTGTCGATGGTGTGATGGAGTCGCTAGGCCACTCGTTACATCAAGTAAATCAAAGAGTCCTTCGTCGTGCTCCTTGTTCAGTTGGCATTTTAGTTGACAGAGGATTAGGAGGCACAACTCAAGTCACAGCTAGTGATATCTCCTTCACAATTGGGGTACCATTTTTCGGGGGTAAAGATGATAATGAGGCACTTGCTTATGGTGCAAGGATGGCTGAGCATCCGGGGATTTCACTCACAATTGTAAGGTTTGTGACTTCACCAGAAACAACAATGAGGAAAGTCTGTGGATTAGACGATGGCGGGTCTAAGCATCCAACTCCAAAATCTGACAGCAACACTATTGAGAGCACTGATGATCTCCTCTCTGAGGTCAAAACCAGGAACGCGGCTACTGTGTATGAAGAGAAGATGGTAGCAAGTAAAGAAGATATAATCACCGCTTTAAAAGATATGAACACGTACAATTTGTTGCTAGTCGGAAGACTCCCACTAGATCTACCTAATAAGTTAGTCAAATCCAGTGACTGTCCAGAACTTGGACCAATTGGGAGCTTCATGGCTTCTCCTGGATTTTCCTCCACCACCACCTCAGTGCTGGTAGTTCAGCAATATGATCAATTTACAACGCCTCAACTTGTGGCTGAGGACGATGGTCAATTGCCTGAGATGCCAGATACACCAGTCTAA